A region of the Anaerolineae bacterium genome:
CCGTAAGAACCCCAATCAGCCACAGAGCGGTTGAAGCTTGATAAGTTTTGGCCAAAATCTCATCTTTAGAGAAAAAGCCGGAAATAAACGGGAACCCGGCCAGGGCCAGGCCCCCGGCCAAAAACGTTAGCCAGGTCAGCTTCATTTTGTTTTTTAACCCACCCATGCGGCGAATATCAATCACGTCGTGCAGGGCGTGCATCACCGAACCCGCGCCCAAAAAGAGCAGGGCTTTAAAAAAGGCGTGCGTGGTCAGGTGGAACATGGCCGAGGTGTACGCGCCCACGCCGGCGGCCAGAAACATGTAACCAAGCTGGCTGACCGTGGAGTAGGCCAGGATCCGTTTTAAGTCAACCTGCACCAGGGCGATGGTGGCCGCAAACAGGGCCGTGGCTGCGCCAATGAAGGCCACCAGCATAGAAACGCCCGGCGATAAGGTATACAACACGTGGCTGCGCGCAATCATATACACCCCGGCCGTAACCATTGTGGCCGCGTGAATAAGAGCCGAAACAGGGGTTGGCCCGGCCATCGCATCGGGCAGCCACACATACAGCGGAATCTGCGCGCTCTTGCCCACCGCCCCAATAAAGAGCAGCAGGGCAATCCAGGTGATGGCGGCGGGCATGGTTTGGGCAACTCGCGGCGCTTCGGCAAAAATCGGGGCAAACTGCAAGGTGCCAAAGGTTGTCCAGAGCAAAAAGACGCCCAGGGCAAAGCCTACATCGCCAATCCGGTTGACGATAAAGGCTTTCAGGCCCGATGCGGCCGGGGAGAGCAAAGGGAACAGCTTGACCGGCGGCCGGCCGGGGCCGAGGTCAATGGGGTCTTGTTCCTGGGCCGGCCGATCAAACCAAAACCCAATGAGCAAATAAGAACATAAACCCACCAGCTCCCAGCCCACGTACATCAGCAGATAATTATCGCCCAGCACCAGCACCAGCATGGAGGCAATGAAAAGATTGAGAAACGTGAAGAAGCGGGCATAATCGCGGTCGGGGTGAGCGGGGCCATTTTCAGCGCGATGCACCATATAATCGGTGGCGTAAACGTGGATGAGAAAACCAACGCCGGTGACCACCAGCACCATCAGCAAAGAGAGGGGATCAACCAGCAAGCTGACCGAAACGTTAAAGTCACCAATTGCGGCCCAGGTCCACAGGGGCACAACCACCGCCCCGGTCTGCCCCAGTTGGAAAGCAGCGATCACGCCCACCATAAAAGCGCCAAGCACGGCCAGGGAGGCTACCGCCCCCACCACCTGGTATCCCAGGCGGCGGCCCCAGATGCCGTTTAAAACCACCCCTACAATTGGCAAAAAAATGGTCAGCCAGATTAGTTGGATCATTGACAATACACCCACAGAAACCTATAGATATTCAGAATGAGCTACCATCTACTCCTTACGGTATCTTTTTCACCCTTTTAAGGAGTTCATTTCATCGGTGTTGACAGTTTGTTTATGGCGATTCAGTTCAACCAACAGGGCCAGCCCCACAGCCACTTCCACCGCAGCCACCGCCATAATCATAAACACAAAAATTTGCCCGGCGGCAGAGTCAAGATAACGCGAAAAAGCCACAAAAGAAAGGTTGACGGCGTTCATCATCATCTCAATGCACATTAACACAACAATGGCATTGCGCCGGATAAGCACGCCGCCTGCGCCTATGGCAAACAAAATGGCGCTGAGCAGCAAATAATAGGAAACGGGGACGTCGTTGATCATTGATTTTCCTCCGGCCCGGCGCGTTCTTGGGGTTGGCGGGCCAACCAAACCACGCCCACAATGCCCACCAGCAACAACACCGAGGCCAGTTCAAAGGCCAAAAGATAATCGGTAAATAGGGCGCGGCTGATCATTTGCGTTTGCCCATATTGCTGCACGGCGGCAGTGGTGAGATCGCCGGTTTTGCCGGCAGTTTGAAAAACATGATTATTTTCAAAAACAGCCGTGCCAATAATGGTCAACAAAACCAGGCCCAGGGCCGCTAAAAAAGCATTGCGCACGGTCAGCCAGGTTGACACCTTTTCGCCCAACTCCGCGCCCAGAAGCATAACCACAAACAAAAACAGCACCACAATAGCGCCCGCATACACCAGTATTTGCACAATGGCCAAAAATTGCGCGTTGAGCATAAAGTAAAAAACGGCCAGAGCGCAAAAATTTACCAGCAGAGAGAGGGCGCTGTGCACCACGTTTTTATTAAAAATAACCCCAAAGGCAGCCACCACGGCCATGGCCGCCAGGATAAAAAAGAATATTAGGCCCATTCTATCATCACGTTCCGGCTTTTGCTTTAATTTTTCCCCACGTTGGCCCGCTCAAATAAACCTCATCATCACGAACAACAATGTGCGGCGGGTGGTGGGGTTCCAGGAGTCTCTCTTTGGTGTAAACGGCAGCCCAGCGGTCATATTCGGCCAGAGCAAAATCGTGTTCCAGCACAATGGCTTCGGTGGGACAGGCTTCGGCGCAGTAGCCGCAAAAGATGCAGCGCAGCATGTTGATTTCATATACTTTGGCGTACCGCTCGCCCGGCGAGTAGCGCTCTTCATCGGTATTCTCAGCAGACTCTACATAAATACAATCGGTGGGACAGGCCGCCGCGCACAACGAGCAGCCAATACATCGCTCCAGGCCGTTAGCGTAGCGTTTTAAAACGTGGCGCCCCCGGAAACGGGGGTAAACGGCTACCGGCTCGCTGGGAAATTCATTGGTGACCGGCCTGGTGAAAAAATATTTCAGGGTCACGCCCATGGCCCGGACAATTTCTACTGCGCCGGTAAAAATATTTTTGACGCCTTTAAAAATTGGCTTCATCTATCTCTCTTTCTAAACAACCCGGCTACTATACTACCAATGCCCCAAGATAGAATTGTACACAGCCACGCCTATGGCCGTGACAATCAAATTCAAAATCCCTAACGGCAACAGGAATTTCCAGCAAAACTGCATCATCTTGTCAAAACGCACGCGCGGCACGCTGGCCCGAATCCACAAGATCAAAAAAATCACCAACGTGACCTTGATGAGCAGATAAATCACGCCCAAAAAGGGGTAGGCGTTCACCCCCGGCCCTTGCCAACCGCCCAAAAAGATGGTGGAGGCAATGAAACTTAACACCACAGCATGAACATATTCGGCCCCAAAAAATAGACCAAACTTCATGCCCCCGTATTCGGTGACAAAACCGCCGATCAATTCGTTTTCCGTTTCCGGCAGGTCAAAGGGGGAACGCCCGGCTTCGGCCAGGGCGCTGATAAAAAACACAATAAAAGCCACCGGCTGAATAAAAATGAACCACCCTAACCCGCCCCACAAACCTTGCAACTGCACCAGCTCATTTAACCGCAGCGTGCCGGCCATCAGCGTTACACTCAGTAGAGCCGCCCCCATTGGCAATTCATAACTGAGCATCTGGGCGCCGGTCCGCAGGCCGCCTAACAACGAATATTTGTTGTTGCTCGACCAACCGGCCAGGATCACACCATACGTGCCCAAGCTGCCGACGGCCAGGATGTAGAGCAGGCCCACGTTAACGTCGGCCACCCAGGGGGTAATCTCAATAGACGCGCCAAAAAGCCGCTGACTAAAGGGCAGCACAAAGGGTTGGCTGGCCAGGGGCACCACGGCAAACCCAATCAAGGCCGGCACCAACGCCAAAGCCGGCGCAATCAGGTAAACGAGCCGGTCCACGTGGGTAGGGATGACCTCTTCTTTAAAGAACATCTTGAACATATCGGCAATGGGCTGCAACAGGCCAAACTTCCCGGCCCGGTTGGGGCCGTAACGCAGCGTAAAACGAGCCAGCGCTTTTCGCTCAATGAGCGTCATTGCGGCAAAACTCAACATAAGAGCCGTCCCAATGATGAGAATTTTGATGATTTCGACAATGGTGGTGATAATTGTTGGATCCATAAGTCAATTGTCACTGCAAATAGGGATTAGGGGTTAAAAAGTTCGACTCCTTCCTACTTCTTTTCTACCTTTACGCGGGCATATAAACCACCGGGGCCAACCAGCTTTTCTGCCGGATAGCCGGCCAGGTTACGCGGCAAGATGGCTATACCCTCGGCCAACACCCGGTTGACCTGCACCGGCAGGTCCACCGATACCCCCTTACGCGATACGGTAACCGGATCGCCGCAACTCAGTTTTAACCTGTCGGCGTCGGGGCGGGAAAGGACCAATCTTGGTTGAACAAGATGCGCCTTAACCACCTCGGCTTCGGCCAGCAAACGGCCTCCATCATACAATACGCGGGGGGCCACCAGGGTTAGATCGCCCTCCGCCGGAGACGGGCCGGCGGGCGCAATGAAACGCAAGGGCAATTTGGTCTCGCCTTCGGCCAGGGTAGGCCATTGTAAACCCTCGCGCACGTCGGCGGTGAAACTCATGCCCTGGTAGATGTAATGGGCGGTCTTACGCGCCAGGGAAACCGGCGCGGTCAAATTGGCAAATTCCATCCCGGCGTAAAGGGGCACGGCCCGCGTAATTTCGGCCATTACCCCATCGGCCGAAGCATAGGCCCAATCCGCGCCCATTTGCCCGGCCAGGGCGGTCAGGATCAACCAATCGGGCCTGGCCCGGCCCGGCGCGGGCGCGCCCGGATCAAAAACCTGCACCCGGCGTTCCAAATTGGTAAAACTGCCGTCCCGTTCGGCCACGCCGCAGGCGGGCAGCACCACGTGGGCCAGTTGAGCCGTTTCGGTTAAGAATAAATCCTGAACCGCCAAAAAGTCAAGCCGGCCAAGCGCGGCCCGGTAAGATTCGCTCTCTGCCGCCGGGTCCGCGCCGGCAATGAGCATGGCCTTGACCGGGGATTTTTTGGGCGTTTGGCCCAGCATTTCCAGGGCCGATAAACCCGGCTCTCCCTCAAGCGGCACATAGCCCGGCAGGCGGTCGGGCGCAAGCCCCATATCTGCCGCGCCCCGGCTGTTGGCGTGGGGCAACACGGCCAGCAAACCGTTGTTGGGTTTGCCCGCGTGGCCCGTCACCAGGGCCAAGGCTTCCAAAGCAGCTCGGAGGGCCGGATCGTTGCCCGCTTCCAACCCAAAAATAATGATACCGTTATCCGCCCGGGCAAAAGCCGCGGCGGCCGCTTCAATCTCAACGGCGGGAACGCCGGTAATATCCGCTACTTTGTTGAGCGGATAATCTGCCAGCGCCTTTTTTAACCCGGCCAAGCCAACGGCCCGGGTGTCAACAAAGGCCTGATCCAGCAGTCCCTGCCCTACTACCGAGGCCAGCAGGCCCAAGGCCAGGTGCGCCGCCGTGCCATAACGATACCGCAGCCGGGTTTGGGCCTGGGCGTCGAGTTTGGTCCGCCTGCCGCCGGCATTGATCACCTGCGCCCCGCGCCGGGCGGCCGCGCCCGCCACCCGCAGGTAAAGAATGGGGGCTTCCTGGTCCAAATCCGAGCCAATAACCAGAAGGGTTGTTCCCCGGCCAACCCGCCCTAAATCCGTGCCTGCGCCCACGCCAACGGTAAAAGCCGTTTCATCGGCCAGGGCCGCATTCAGGCCCACTCGATGATCAAGGTTGTGCGTGCCAATAATCTCCCGAAAAAACTTCTGGAACAGGTAGAGGTCTTCATTAGGCAAACGCGCCCCGGCAATCCCGCCCAGGGCATTGGGGCCGTAGGTCTCTTTAACGGCCGTAAACTTTTCGGCCACCAGCCGCAGGGCTTCGCGCCAATCGGTTTCAACCAGTTGGCCCTGGCGGCGAACCAGCGGCATGGTCAGCCGGCGCGGGCTGCCGTTGAAATGATGCCCAAACCGGCCCTTGTCGCAAAGCCAAATCTCATTGACCGCTTCATTTTGCCGCGGCATCACCCGGCGAATCGTGCCGGCGCGCGTGCCCAAAACCGTGTTGCAGCCTACCCCGCAATGATTACAAATGCTGGGCACGTTGGTCAATTCCCAGGGTCGCGCCCCAAAACGAAAATCGCGGGTGGTCAGCGCCCCCACCGGGCAGATGTCGGTGGTATTGCCGGAGTAGTGGCTGTTAAAAGGCGGGTTAGAGTAGCTGACAATGTGGGCGTAGCGGCCCCGTTCTTCAAGGGCCAAAACCGGGTCGTGGGCAATTTCATCTTGAAAACGCACGCAGCGGGCACAGATGATGCAGCGCTCCATGTCCAGTACAATCAAATCGCCCAGGGGATATTTTTTGGGAAAGTGCTGCTTGTCCTCGTAATCAAAGCGGCTCAAGCCCGGGCCGTGGCGGAGGGTTAAATCTTGCAGGGGGCACTCCCCGCCTTTATCGCACACGGGGCAATCCAGCGGGTGGCTGGTCAGCAAAAATTCCAGCACTGCTTTACGGTCGGCCAGGGCCGCCTCTGAATCAATGTTAACCACCATGCCCGGGGAGACCGGCGTGGTGCAGGCCGTCACCGGTTTGGGGGAAAAGCGGATGACGGGCTGATCGTGCTCGTCCAGAACCGGCTCGCCCGTATCCCGGTTGATAACCGGCGCGCCCACTTCCACCAAACACATCCGGCACATGCCCACCGGCTCCATTTTGGCGTGATAACAAAACACCGGGATTTCTTTGCCTATTTTTTTGGCTGCCTCGACGATGAGCGTTCCCGGGGGAACGGTAACTGTAAAGCCGTCAATGGTTAGCGTAATTTGCTGGGTCATTTTTTGATCTGCATTAACTCAATCTTGTTTAAAAACTACCGGCAGAAAAACATCAGCTCGATCCAGGCCCAGGGTAAAATCGCCCAGATACATAGTTGTAACGCTTAATTCCTGGCCTACGTATTTACACTGATCTACCTGGCAGAGATCAAGCCATTGTTGCCGGTCTTCTTGCCACCGCCAGAGATGTATCTTTTCAATTGGGGTAAGCAAGGTAGGAATCCGCAAGGTGAAGGTTATGGGTGAAGCCAGTTGGGAAATGGCCGTACCCGCAGGAATATTTGTCGCCGTCAACCTAAAATCGTAACCTGATGGGTGTGGGAAACGGGGGTCCACAGGGACCATCGGCCCACTCAATTCTGAAAAGGTGAAGGCAGTGGTTTGGGTGAGAATACCCGTTGTCATGGCCAGCCAAGTGGTGGGCGTCCAAATTCCGCTACTGTTCAGTTGCGTATGCGTAATGGCCAGAACTCGGTTTATTACGGTGGTAGCGGTTGAGCCAACTGCATCAACCTCGGTTCCATAAACAGAGGTATAGCGGGCCAAACCATGATTCCATAACACCATTCCACTGTAAGTGCGGGTAGCAGTGACCATCAGGCTAAATGAAATGGTTTCTCCTGGATCAATGTTTAGATTACTCCAGGTGGCCGAACCGTTATGGTCACATCCTGATGAACAAGCCCCAAAATTGAGAAAGGGATAGAGTTGATCTTTTACAAGGAACCCTTTGGCCACACTAAAGCCGGTGTTGGTCACGGAGAGGGTATAGGTGAGCATTTGTCCAGACTCAACCACCGCTGGCGTGACAATTTTGGTCAGTTGTAAGTGGGGGCCCATTGCTTCTTGGAGATCCACCTCCGGTTTACCCACAAAGGCATTGTTATACTGCCAGCGTTCACTCCAATAGTCTTTATCAAGCCACATAACGTAAGCGGCATTATGGGGATAGGTTGAACGATCTACTGTAGCGGCATTAAAGTCAAAGTACGACTCGTAAGCTTTGCCCAGGGTTTGCCCGGCAAACAGATAACGCACATACATTTGAAATGCATTACCAAACCAATTAGCATAATAACCGGAGATGTTTAAATCTACAAAGGGATGGGCATACATGCCAACCCGTCGTTTGGCCTCAGTAATATCAATTTGACCTTCACCCGCGGCGCTTGATGAGCCAGCCGTAAAACAACCGTAAAGCATTACAATAGCATTGGGAGCCAAATTTAAATCGTTGCGAATATCATCCGAAGAAACAAATTTATCTTTGAGCGCAAATCCTCCCACCCAAGTGGGCGGCATGTCGCCAGAATAAACGCCATGTCCCCGATAAAAAAGAAAGTGGGCGCCATTGGCAGCGGTTTTTATTTGTTCCCAATTGTTGTTGGGGGTATAGAATTTGTATACTGTTACGCCATGAGCCTGCAACTCTGCGGCGGCCAGATCCATATTTTGTTTTTCTTCTGTTGTCCAACTCCCGCCATCGCCATCTATTGGCCCCACCAACAACACGGCTTTGAGCGGCGGCAGGTTTTGAGCAACACCCACCTTTTCTGCGTTTTGGGCAAATTGCGGCGCAGAAACACCATCAGGGGGTCGGGGCGGATAGGGCGGGTGTTGAGGGGTAGGGGGAGGAGAAGCTGCGCCGGTGGGCGGATGCATGCTCAAGATCAAGATGAAACCAACCAGCCAGGCCCCAGCCATGGACAGGCAAAACCGTGCTATCTGTTTAAACATAAAAATATCCCCCTATCAAATTGGATAACAAAATCAGAGTCATCGCCATTATCTTCAATACACATGCATACATGCATCAAATCCGGCGCGGTTTTCCCTGTTTCAACTTTTTCACGGGCCAACGCCTCGTACTCATCCGCAAACAATTCAAGGCTCGTGCGCACGCCGGGCACCACAAACTCTCCCAGCAAACAAAAGCAATTGCCTTCCATCTGGCTGATAATGGTTTCTAGCAACGCAATATCCTGTTTTGTGCCGTCTCCCTCGCGCAGTTTACGGTAGACGGCCGCCAGCCAGTGCGTTCCTTCGCGGCAGGGGCTGCACTTACCGCAGCTTTCGTGCTTAAAAAATTTGATGTTTTTTTCGGCGGCCCACACCGCGTTTACAGTTTCATCCAAAATGATAAACGAGGCCGAGCCAAGCATCGAGCCGGCGGCGGCCATAGACTCGTAGTCCATGGGCGTGTCCAGCTTATCCGCGCCCATAATGGCCGAGGACGCGCCGGCGGGCAAAATACCCTTAACCGCTTTGCCCTCAATCACGCCGCCGCCACATTCTTCAATAAGATAGCGGATCGGGGTTCCCAGCGGCAGTTCATAATTACCCGGCCGGTTGACCCGCCCGCTCAGACAAAAGATTTTAGTGCCGGGGCTTTTTTCGGGGCCAAACTGGCGATACCAATCGGCCCCATTGGCGATGATGGGCGGGACGTTGGCCAGGGTTTCAACATTGTTAATGACGGTCGGTTTGGCGTATAATCCCGCCACGGCCGGAAACGGGGGGCGGCTGCGGGGCTGGCCCAACACGCCTTCCAGGCTATTAAGCAGGGCGGTCTCCTCGCCGCAGATGTAGGCCCCGGCCCCCAGGTGCAGGTACAGGTTCAGAGAAAAATTGCTACCCAAAATGTTCCGGCCCAAAAAGCCCTGGGCGTAGGCTTCGTCCACCGCCTGCCGGAGGGTGGTAGTAAAAAGGGTTTTAAATTCGCCGCGCCCGTAGATGTAGGCCGTTTCCGCGCCCACGGCATAGGCGCACAAGGCGATGCCCTCAAGCAATTGGTGAGGGTTGGCTTCCATAATTTCCCGGTCTTTAAAAGTGCCCGGCTCGCTCTCATCGGCATTAACCACCACGTACTTGGGGAAAACGTCTTTGGGGATAAAGCCCCACTTGACCCCCGCCGGAAAACCGGCCCCGCCGCGCCCGCGCAGCCCCGCCGTTCTCACCTCGTTGATCACTGCCTCCGGCAGCATGGCGGCCAGGGCGTGTTTGAGGGCCTGGTAACCGCCGTGAGCCAGATAAGTATCAATCTGGTGGATATTGGCCACATCTCGATGTCGCAGCAAAACGTGTTGTGCCAGTAATTTATTGACCATAATTTAAACGTCCGTGGTTATTATGACGACCAACGACCAATGACCAACGACCAATGACCAGCGATCAAATTTCGTCGTTCGTCGTCCCTCGTCCTTTCTTCGTCGCCCCTTGTCCTTCGTCCTTCGTCGTCCTTTCTACTCTTTTGCAACCACCGGCAAATAATATTTTTTCCAGTTGGTCAAAACCGGAACGCTACCCAGCGCCGATACACCCTGGGCGCAGGAAACCCGGTAGGCCACGTTAGCGATACTGCCCGTTGTGGTCACCTCAAAATTTACCTCGGTGACGCCCCCGTTGGCGGCCAAACTGGGCACCGTCCAGGAGACAATGTTGCCGGGCATTAACGTCCCACCGCTAACATAGTTTGCCCCCACCGGGATCGCATCGGTGATGACCACGCCGGTGGCGGGGGTAATCCCGCTGTTGGTGACGGTCAACGTGTAAGCGATGAGTTCGCCGGGGTTGGCCGTTTCCGGGCCGCGTTTGGTGAGGGTCAGGATGGGCAGGTCGGTGATGGTGACCGAGGTGGTATCCTCGTCGCTCAAGCTGCCGGTATCCGTGGCCCTTACCCGAAACACGGCCTCGCCTAACGTTCCGGGCGCTACAAAAGTAACCTGGGCTGCGTGATGCTGGCTCAAACTCACCGGCGGGCCGCTTTCCTGAACCCACTCGTAAACCAGCGCATCGCCATCGGCGTCCCAACTGCCGCCGGCGTTTAAGCTTACAGTTGCGCCGGGCGGCACAGTTTGGGCTGAGCCGGCCCGGGCTACGGGCGAACGTTCCACCCAAACCGGGCTGCTGTAGGCCGGATAGGTCCAGCCATCGTAATAAGCCTCGGCGTAATAATAATGGCCCAGGTAGGCCGGCAGGCTTGGCGTCCAGGTGTATAACGATGTGCCGGGATACGTGGGCAGCGAGGCGCCAACCAAACGCACCCCATTATCGTACACGGCCAGCCGGAGTGGTTCTCCTGCCGCCTGGGGGTCGTACACGTAAACCGTAAAATTAAGCGTAGCCGGGTCCGGCACCGCCGACCCCATCCAATAACCATTGGCTTGCATTACCAGGGCCATACTTTGGCCGTGCGGCGATACGTAAAACGTGCGCCTGGCCCGCGCGGCTTCCAGGATGGCCGCTTCGGTCAAACTCGACGCCAGCAGGCCCATAAATTTTTGCGACCCCCAATCGGCCACATGCGTATCGGAATTGAGCAAGTTGCCCACGTGCCAGCCCTGGTTAAGGCTCAACAAACTCTGGTCGGCGCGCAGTATTTCGCGCAGGGTTATCTGGTGGTCAACCACGCCATCGTAGGCAAAGTTGTAAAAATTAAAATCGGGCAGAGGATGATTGAATTGACCGATCGCGGCCGGTTGGGCCGCCAACCAGGCGTAAAAATCCACCAACTCCCGATAACGTTCGTCGGTCCAAACCACAAACGTGTCGGTGTTCAGCACGTTCAGGTGTCCGGCGGAATGGGTAAACTCAAATCCCCGCAGCCCAATAAACGCCCCGGCAACGGTAGCGGCATTAGCCCGGGTAAGAATTTCCTGCCACCGGGTCTGGTTAAGGTGCGTGTCGTGGCCGGTCAGGGCCATAAATTCCAGGCCGTTGGCCCGGCCCACCACAAAAGCCTGGGCCGGGGTGCCCGGCAAATAGTTATCGTCCACATAACCGGAATGGGTATGCAGGTCGCCAAAGTAAATCGTCATCCCGCCCAGGGGGATATTGGCCGCGCCTAAATCCTGGCCAAAAACAACCGGGCCGGAAAAGGTGGTAAACGTCCACGAAAAGTCATCAGGTAGAGCGTATCCCGTCGCATCTCGCGCGCCCGCGGTCACGGTGGCCGTATAGGTGGTATGGGGCAGCAACGGCGCGCCAGGATAAAAGATGACCATGTTGTTCACCGAAATGTAGTCTACCCGGCCCCGCACCCGAGTATGGCCCTGCTCAACGTAAAAGGTATCGGCTTTGAGCGTATCCGCCGCCATAGGCCCGGCAAAAGTGGCCGACACCAGGGTATAGGTAGGCACGTCCCGCACGCCCACCAGCGGGTTGGTTTGTTTGATAAAGGCGTTCAACGCGCCCGCGGTCACATCGTCGGGGCGGGCAAACTCACAAT
Encoded here:
- the nuoL gene encoding NADH-quinone oxidoreductase subunit L, with translation MIQLIWLTIFLPIVGVVLNGIWGRRLGYQVVGAVASLAVLGAFMVGVIAAFQLGQTGAVVVPLWTWAAIGDFNVSVSLLVDPLSLLMVLVVTGVGFLIHVYATDYMVHRAENGPAHPDRDYARFFTFLNLFIASMLVLVLGDNYLLMYVGWELVGLCSYLLIGFWFDRPAQEQDPIDLGPGRPPVKLFPLLSPAASGLKAFIVNRIGDVGFALGVFLLWTTFGTLQFAPIFAEAPRVAQTMPAAITWIALLLFIGAVGKSAQIPLYVWLPDAMAGPTPVSALIHAATMVTAGVYMIARSHVLYTLSPGVSMLVAFIGAATALFAATIALVQVDLKRILAYSTVSQLGYMFLAAGVGAYTSAMFHLTTHAFFKALLFLGAGSVMHALHDVIDIRRMGGLKNKMKLTWLTFLAGGLALAGFPFISGFFSKDEILAKTYQASTALWLIGVLTAGLTAFYTFRAVFIVFYGRPRDQYLYDHAHESRWPITAALVMLAILALAGGILGLPAELLHGFGLDAPHFIANWLEPVYLAAEHTAAEPGHHLPFMVELSLFLISATVAIGGMFVAWIFYRVRPTIPQTLARNLRPIFVLLANKYYVDEKIYTPFVVKPGLKLAEAMAKGVDVLLLDRLLVDGTAKVIGRGGRWLSYLQSGYLRHYVLATFVGVLAVVSYFFLR
- the nuoK gene encoding NADH-quinone oxidoreductase subunit NuoK; this translates as MINDVPVSYYLLLSAILFAIGAGGVLIRRNAIVVLMCIEMMMNAVNLSFVAFSRYLDSAAGQIFVFMIMAVAAVEVAVGLALLVELNRHKQTVNTDEMNSLKG
- a CDS encoding NADH-quinone oxidoreductase subunit J, which encodes MGLIFFFILAAMAVVAAFGVIFNKNVVHSALSLLVNFCALAVFYFMLNAQFLAIVQILVYAGAIVVLFLFVVMLLGAELGEKVSTWLTVRNAFLAALGLVLLTIIGTAVFENNHVFQTAGKTGDLTTAAVQQYGQTQMISRALFTDYLLAFELASVLLLVGIVGVVWLARQPQERAGPEENQ
- the nuoI gene encoding NADH-quinone oxidoreductase subunit NuoI; the protein is MKPIFKGVKNIFTGAVEIVRAMGVTLKYFFTRPVTNEFPSEPVAVYPRFRGRHVLKRYANGLERCIGCSLCAAACPTDCIYVESAENTDEERYSPGERYAKVYEINMLRCIFCGYCAEACPTEAIVLEHDFALAEYDRWAAVYTKERLLEPHHPPHIVVRDDEVYLSGPTWGKIKAKAGT
- the nuoH gene encoding NADH-quinone oxidoreductase subunit NuoH, whose translation is MDPTIITTIVEIIKILIIGTALMLSFAAMTLIERKALARFTLRYGPNRAGKFGLLQPIADMFKMFFKEEVIPTHVDRLVYLIAPALALVPALIGFAVVPLASQPFVLPFSQRLFGASIEITPWVADVNVGLLYILAVGSLGTYGVILAGWSSNNKYSLLGGLRTGAQMLSYELPMGAALLSVTLMAGTLRLNELVQLQGLWGGLGWFIFIQPVAFIVFFISALAEAGRSPFDLPETENELIGGFVTEYGGMKFGLFFGAEYVHAVVLSFIASTIFLGGWQGPGVNAYPFLGVIYLLIKVTLVIFLILWIRASVPRVRFDKMMQFCWKFLLPLGILNLIVTAIGVAVYNSILGHW
- the nuoG gene encoding NADH-quinone oxidoreductase subunit NuoG, translated to MTQQITLTIDGFTVTVPPGTLIVEAAKKIGKEIPVFCYHAKMEPVGMCRMCLVEVGAPVINRDTGEPVLDEHDQPVIRFSPKPVTACTTPVSPGMVVNIDSEAALADRKAVLEFLLTSHPLDCPVCDKGGECPLQDLTLRHGPGLSRFDYEDKQHFPKKYPLGDLIVLDMERCIICARCVRFQDEIAHDPVLALEERGRYAHIVSYSNPPFNSHYSGNTTDICPVGALTTRDFRFGARPWELTNVPSICNHCGVGCNTVLGTRAGTIRRVMPRQNEAVNEIWLCDKGRFGHHFNGSPRRLTMPLVRRQGQLVETDWREALRLVAEKFTAVKETYGPNALGGIAGARLPNEDLYLFQKFFREIIGTHNLDHRVGLNAALADETAFTVGVGAGTDLGRVGRGTTLLVIGSDLDQEAPILYLRVAGAAARRGAQVINAGGRRTKLDAQAQTRLRYRYGTAAHLALGLLASVVGQGLLDQAFVDTRAVGLAGLKKALADYPLNKVADITGVPAVEIEAAAAAFARADNGIIIFGLEAGNDPALRAALEALALVTGHAGKPNNGLLAVLPHANSRGAADMGLAPDRLPGYVPLEGEPGLSALEMLGQTPKKSPVKAMLIAGADPAAESESYRAALGRLDFLAVQDLFLTETAQLAHVVLPACGVAERDGSFTNLERRVQVFDPGAPAPGRARPDWLILTALAGQMGADWAYASADGVMAEITRAVPLYAGMEFANLTAPVSLARKTAHYIYQGMSFTADVREGLQWPTLAEGETKLPLRFIAPAGPSPAEGDLTLVAPRVLYDGGRLLAEAEVVKAHLVQPRLVLSRPDADRLKLSCGDPVTVSRKGVSVDLPVQVNRVLAEGIAILPRNLAGYPAEKLVGPGGLYARVKVEKK
- a CDS encoding DUF11 domain-containing protein, whose translation is MFKQIARFCLSMAGAWLVGFILILSMHPPTGAASPPPTPQHPPYPPRPPDGVSAPQFAQNAEKVGVAQNLPPLKAVLLVGPIDGDGGSWTTEEKQNMDLAAAELQAHGVTVYKFYTPNNNWEQIKTAANGAHFLFYRGHGVYSGDMPPTWVGGFALKDKFVSSDDIRNDLNLAPNAIVMLYGCFTAGSSSAAGEGQIDITEAKRRVGMYAHPFVDLNISGYYANWFGNAFQMYVRYLFAGQTLGKAYESYFDFNAATVDRSTYPHNAAYVMWLDKDYWSERWQYNNAFVGKPEVDLQEAMGPHLQLTKIVTPAVVESGQMLTYTLSVTNTGFSVAKGFLVKDQLYPFLNFGACSSGCDHNGSATWSNLNIDPGETISFSLMVTATRTYSGMVLWNHGLARYTSVYGTEVDAVGSTATTVINRVLAITHTQLNSSGIWTPTTWLAMTTGILTQTTAFTFSELSGPMVPVDPRFPHPSGYDFRLTATNIPAGTAISQLASPITFTLRIPTLLTPIEKIHLWRWQEDRQQWLDLCQVDQCKYVGQELSVTTMYLGDFTLGLDRADVFLPVVFKQD
- the nuoF gene encoding NADH-quinone oxidoreductase subunit NuoF, with protein sequence MVNKLLAQHVLLRHRDVANIHQIDTYLAHGGYQALKHALAAMLPEAVINEVRTAGLRGRGGAGFPAGVKWGFIPKDVFPKYVVVNADESEPGTFKDREIMEANPHQLLEGIALCAYAVGAETAYIYGRGEFKTLFTTTLRQAVDEAYAQGFLGRNILGSNFSLNLYLHLGAGAYICGEETALLNSLEGVLGQPRSRPPFPAVAGLYAKPTVINNVETLANVPPIIANGADWYRQFGPEKSPGTKIFCLSGRVNRPGNYELPLGTPIRYLIEECGGGVIEGKAVKGILPAGASSAIMGADKLDTPMDYESMAAAGSMLGSASFIILDETVNAVWAAEKNIKFFKHESCGKCSPCREGTHWLAAVYRKLREGDGTKQDIALLETIISQMEGNCFCLLGEFVVPGVRTSLELFADEYEALAREKVETGKTAPDLMHVCMCIEDNGDDSDFVIQFDRGIFLCLNR